In a single window of the Manis pentadactyla isolate mManPen7 chromosome 14, mManPen7.hap1, whole genome shotgun sequence genome:
- the ATN1 gene encoding atrophin-1 isoform X2, with amino-acid sequence MKTRQNKDSMSMRSGRKKEAPGPREELRSRGRASPGGVSTSSSDGKAEKSRQIAKKARIEEASTPKVSKQGRSEEISESESEETNAPKKTKTEELPRPRSPSDLDSLDGRSLNDDGSSDPRDIDQDNRSTSPSIYSPGSVENDSDSSSGLSQGPARPYHPPPLFPPSPAPPDSTPRQPEPGFEPHPSVTPSGYHAPMESPTSRMFQAPPGAPPPHPQLYPGGTGGVLSGPPMGPKGGGAASSVGGPSGGKQHPPPTTPISISSSGACGAPPTKPPNTPVGGGNLSSAPPPAAFPHVTPNLPPPPALRPLNNASASPPGLGAQPLPGHMPSPHAMGQGMGGLPPGPEKGPTLAPSPHPLPPASSSSAPAPPMRYPYSSSGSSTGVASSSSSASASQYPASQALPSYPHSFPPPTSLSVSNQPPKYTQPSLPSQAVWSQGPPPPPPYGRLLANSSAHPGSFPPTGGQSSAHPPAPAHHHHHQQQPQPQPQQHGNSGPPPQGAYPHPLESSSSHHAHPYAMSPSLGSLRPYPPGPAHLPPPHSQVSYSQAGPNGPPASSSSSSSSQGSYPCSHPSPSQGPQGAPYPFPPGPPVTTSSATLSTVIATVASSPAGYKTASPPGPPPYGKRAPSPGTYKTATPPGYKPGSPPSFRTGTPPGFRGTSPPAGPGTFKPGSPTVGPGPVPPAGPSGLSSLPQPPAAPASGPPLSATQIKQEPAEEYETPESPVPPARSPSPPPKVVDVPSHASQSARFNKHLDRGFNSCARSDLYFVPLEGSKLAKKRADLVEKVRREAEQRAREEKEREREREREKEREREKERELERSVKLAQEGRAPVECPSLGPVPHRPPFEPGSAVATVPPYLGPDTPALRTLSEYARPHVMSPGNRNHPFYVPLGAVDPGLLGYNVPALYSSDPAAREREREARERDLRDRLKPGFEVKPSELEPLHGVPGPGLDPFPRHGGLALQPGPPGLHPFPFHPSLGPLERERLALAAGPALRPDMSYAERLAAERQHAERVAALGNDPLARLQMLNVTPHHHQHSHIHSHLHLHQQDAIHAASASVHPLIDPLASGSHLTRIPYPAGTLPNPLLPHPLHENEVLRHQLFAAPYRDLPASLSAPMSAAHQLQAMHAQSAELQRLALEQQQWLHAHHPLHSVPLPAQEDYYSHLKKESDKPL; translated from the exons ATGAAGACACGACAGAATAAAGACTCA ATGTCAATGAGGAGTGGACGGAAGAAAGAGGCCCCTGGGCCCCGGGAAGAACTGAGATCGAGGGGCCGGGCCTCCCCTGGAGGGGTCAGCACATCCAGCAGTGATGGCAAAGCCGAGAAGTCTAGGCAGATAGCCAAG AAGGCCCGTATAGAGGAAGCCTCCACCCCAAAGGTCAGCAAGCAGGGCCGGAGTGAGGAGATCTCTGAGAGTGAAAGTGAGGAGACCAACGCACCCAAAAAGACCAAAACTGAG GAGCTCCCTCGGCCACGGTCTCCTTCGGATCTGGACAGTTTAGATGGGCGGAGCCTCAATGATGATGGCAGCAGTGACCCTAGAGACATCGACCAGGATAACCGGAGCACGTCCCCCAGCATCTACAGCCCTGGAAGCGTGGAGAATGACTCCGACTCATCCTCTGGCCTGTCCCAGGGTCCAGCCCGCCCCTACCACCCACCtccactctttcctccctcccctgcacCGCCAGATAGCACACCCCGGCAGCCAGAGCCTGGCTTTGAGCCCCACCCTTCTGTGACACCCTCTGGATATCATGCTCCCATGGAGTCCCCCACATCTCGAATGTTCCAGGCTCCTCCTGGGGCCCCCCCACCACATCCACAGCTTTACCCTGGGGGCACTGGAGGAGTTTTGTCTGGACCCCCGATGGGTCCCAAGGGCGGAGGGGCTGCGTCTTCAGTTGGGGGTCCTAGTGGGGGTAAgcagcaccccccacccaccactcCCATTTCAATATCAAGCTCTGGGGCTTGTGGTGCCCCCCCAACAAAGCCACCTAACACTCCAGTGGGTGGTGGAAACCTATCCTCTGCCCCACCACCAGCTGCCTTCCCCCATGTGACACCAAACCTGCCACCCCCACCTGCTTTGAGACCCCTTAACAATGCATCAGCCTCTCCTCCTGGCCTGGGGGCGCAGCCACTGCCTGGGCATATGCCCTCTCCCCATGCCATGGGGCAGGGTATGGGTGGACTTCCTCCTGGCCCAGAGAAGGGCCCCACTCTTGCTCCCTCACCGCACCCTCTGCCTCCTGCTTCATCCTCTTCTGCCCCAGCACCCCCAATGAGGTATCCTTACTCATCCTCTGGTAGCAGCACTGGAGTAGCCTCCTCTTCCagttctgcctctgcctcccagtACCCTGCTTCCCAGGCATTGCCCAGCTATCCCcactccttccctccccccaccAGCCTCTCCGTCTCCAACCAGCCTCCCAAGTATACACAGCCTTCTCTCCCATCCCAGGCTGTGTGGAGCCAgggtccccctccccctcctccctatGGCCGCCTCTTAGCCAACAGCAGTGCCCACCCAGGCTCCTTCCCCCCTACTGGCGGCCAGTCCAgtgcccacccaccagccccagcacaccaccatcaccaccagcagCAGCCGCAGCCGCAGCCACAGCAGCACGGGAACTCCGGGCCCCCTCCACAGGGAGCATATCCCCATCCCCTGGAGAGCAGCAGCTCCCACCACGCACACCCTTATGCCATGTCTCCCTCCCTGGGATCTCTGAGACCCTACCCACCAGGGCCAGCACACCTGCCCCCACCTCACAGCCAGGTGTCCTACAGCCAAGCAGGCCCCAATGGCCCCCcagcctcttcctcttcctcctcttcttctcaAGGGTCTTACCCATGTTCAcacccctctccctcccagggCCCCCAAGGGGCACCCTACCCCTTCCCACCAGGGCCTCCAGTCACCACCTCCTCAGCTACACTCTCCACCGTCATTGCCACAGTGGCTTCCTCGCCAGCAGGCTACAAAACAGCCTCCCCACCTGGGCCCCCACCGTATGGAAAGAGAGCCCCTTCCCCAGGGACCTACAAAACAGCTACTCCACCTGGTTACAAGCCTGGATCACCGCCCTCCTTTAGAACGGGGACCCCGCCCGGTTTCCGAGGCACCTCCCCGCCCGCCGGCCCTGGGACCTTCAAGCCTGGCTCGCCCACTGTGGGGCCCGGGCCAGTGCCACCTGCGGGACCTTCAGGTCTGTCGTCCCTGCCCCAGCCACCTGCGGCTCCTGCCTCGGGGCCGCCCCTGAGCGCCACACAGATCAAACAGGAGCCAGCCGAGGAGTATGAGACCCCCGAGAGCCCAGTGCCCCCGGCCCGCAGCCCCTCGCCCCCTCCCAAGGTGGTGGACGTGCCCAGTCACGCCAGTCAATCAGCCAG GTTCAACAAACACCTGGACCGCGGCTTTAACTCGTGCGCGCGCAGCGACCTGTACTTCGTGCCGCTGGAGGGCTCCAAGCTGGCCAAGAAGCGGGCCGACCTGGTGGAGAAGGTGCGGCGGGAGGCTGAGCAACGTGCGCGCGAAGAGAAGGAGCGCGAGCGCGAGCGGGAGCGCGAGAAGGAGCGCGAGCGCGAGAAGGAGCGCGAGCTGGAACGCAGCGTG AAGTTGGCTCAGGAGGGCCGTGCTCCAGTGGAGTGCCCATCTCTCGGCCCAGTGCCCCATCGCCCTCCATTTGAGCCGGGCAGTGCTGTGGCTACAGTTCCCCCCTACTTGGGTCCTGACACTCCAGCCCTGCGCACTCTGAGTGAATACGCTCGGCCCCATGTCATGTCTCCTGGCAATCGCAACCATCCGTTCTACGTTCCCCTGGGAGCAGTGGACCCAGGACTCCTGGGTTACAACGTCCCAGCCCTGTACAGCAGTGACCCAGCAGCCCGGGAGAGGGAGCGGGAAGCCCGTGAACGAGACCTCCGTGACCGCCTCAAGCCTGGCTTCGAGGTGAAGCCCAGTGAGCTTGAACCCCTACATGGGGTCCCTGGGCCAGGCTTGGATCCCTTCCCTCGACATGGGGGCCTGGCCCTGCAGCCTGGCCCACCTGGCCTGCACCCTTTCCCCTTTCACCCAAGCCTGGGGCCCCTGGAGAGAGAACGTCTAGCGCTGGCAGCTGGGCCTGCTCTGCGGCCCGACATGTCCTACGCGGAGCGCCTGGCAGCTGAGAGGCAGCATGCAGAGAGGGTGGCTGCTCTGGGCAATGACCCGCTGGCTAGGCTGCAGATGCTCAATGTGACTCCCCATCACCACCAGCACTCCCACATTCACTCTCACCTGCACCTCCACCAGCAGGATGCCATCCATGCAG CGTCTGCCTCAGTGCACCCTCTCATTGACCCCCTGGCCTCAGGGTCTCACCTTACCCGGATCCCCTACCCAGCTGGGACCCTCCCTAACCCACTTCTTCCTCACCCTCTGCACGAAAACGAAGTTCTTCGTCACCAGCTCTTTG CTGCTCCTTACCGGGACCTGCCAGCCTCTCTCTCTGCCCCGATGTCAGCAGCTCACCAGCTGCAGGCCATGCACGCGCAGTCGGCTGAGCTGCAGCGCTTGGCTCTcgagcagcagcagtggctgcACGCCCACCACCCGCTGCACAGTGTGCCGCTCCCCGCGCAGGAGGACTACTACAG TCACCTGAAGAAGGAAAGCGACAAGCCGCTGTAG
- the ATN1 gene encoding atrophin-1 isoform X1, whose amino-acid sequence MKTRQNKDSMSMRSGRKKEAPGPREELRSRGRASPGGVSTSSSDGKAEKSRQIAKKARIEEASTPKVSKQGRSEEISESESEETNAPKKTKTEQELPRPRSPSDLDSLDGRSLNDDGSSDPRDIDQDNRSTSPSIYSPGSVENDSDSSSGLSQGPARPYHPPPLFPPSPAPPDSTPRQPEPGFEPHPSVTPSGYHAPMESPTSRMFQAPPGAPPPHPQLYPGGTGGVLSGPPMGPKGGGAASSVGGPSGGKQHPPPTTPISISSSGACGAPPTKPPNTPVGGGNLSSAPPPAAFPHVTPNLPPPPALRPLNNASASPPGLGAQPLPGHMPSPHAMGQGMGGLPPGPEKGPTLAPSPHPLPPASSSSAPAPPMRYPYSSSGSSTGVASSSSSASASQYPASQALPSYPHSFPPPTSLSVSNQPPKYTQPSLPSQAVWSQGPPPPPPYGRLLANSSAHPGSFPPTGGQSSAHPPAPAHHHHHQQQPQPQPQQHGNSGPPPQGAYPHPLESSSSHHAHPYAMSPSLGSLRPYPPGPAHLPPPHSQVSYSQAGPNGPPASSSSSSSSQGSYPCSHPSPSQGPQGAPYPFPPGPPVTTSSATLSTVIATVASSPAGYKTASPPGPPPYGKRAPSPGTYKTATPPGYKPGSPPSFRTGTPPGFRGTSPPAGPGTFKPGSPTVGPGPVPPAGPSGLSSLPQPPAAPASGPPLSATQIKQEPAEEYETPESPVPPARSPSPPPKVVDVPSHASQSARFNKHLDRGFNSCARSDLYFVPLEGSKLAKKRADLVEKVRREAEQRAREEKEREREREREKEREREKERELERSVKLAQEGRAPVECPSLGPVPHRPPFEPGSAVATVPPYLGPDTPALRTLSEYARPHVMSPGNRNHPFYVPLGAVDPGLLGYNVPALYSSDPAAREREREARERDLRDRLKPGFEVKPSELEPLHGVPGPGLDPFPRHGGLALQPGPPGLHPFPFHPSLGPLERERLALAAGPALRPDMSYAERLAAERQHAERVAALGNDPLARLQMLNVTPHHHQHSHIHSHLHLHQQDAIHAASASVHPLIDPLASGSHLTRIPYPAGTLPNPLLPHPLHENEVLRHQLFAAPYRDLPASLSAPMSAAHQLQAMHAQSAELQRLALEQQQWLHAHHPLHSVPLPAQEDYYSHLKKESDKPL is encoded by the exons ATGAAGACACGACAGAATAAAGACTCA ATGTCAATGAGGAGTGGACGGAAGAAAGAGGCCCCTGGGCCCCGGGAAGAACTGAGATCGAGGGGCCGGGCCTCCCCTGGAGGGGTCAGCACATCCAGCAGTGATGGCAAAGCCGAGAAGTCTAGGCAGATAGCCAAG AAGGCCCGTATAGAGGAAGCCTCCACCCCAAAGGTCAGCAAGCAGGGCCGGAGTGAGGAGATCTCTGAGAGTGAAAGTGAGGAGACCAACGCACCCAAAAAGACCAAAACTGAG CAGGAGCTCCCTCGGCCACGGTCTCCTTCGGATCTGGACAGTTTAGATGGGCGGAGCCTCAATGATGATGGCAGCAGTGACCCTAGAGACATCGACCAGGATAACCGGAGCACGTCCCCCAGCATCTACAGCCCTGGAAGCGTGGAGAATGACTCCGACTCATCCTCTGGCCTGTCCCAGGGTCCAGCCCGCCCCTACCACCCACCtccactctttcctccctcccctgcacCGCCAGATAGCACACCCCGGCAGCCAGAGCCTGGCTTTGAGCCCCACCCTTCTGTGACACCCTCTGGATATCATGCTCCCATGGAGTCCCCCACATCTCGAATGTTCCAGGCTCCTCCTGGGGCCCCCCCACCACATCCACAGCTTTACCCTGGGGGCACTGGAGGAGTTTTGTCTGGACCCCCGATGGGTCCCAAGGGCGGAGGGGCTGCGTCTTCAGTTGGGGGTCCTAGTGGGGGTAAgcagcaccccccacccaccactcCCATTTCAATATCAAGCTCTGGGGCTTGTGGTGCCCCCCCAACAAAGCCACCTAACACTCCAGTGGGTGGTGGAAACCTATCCTCTGCCCCACCACCAGCTGCCTTCCCCCATGTGACACCAAACCTGCCACCCCCACCTGCTTTGAGACCCCTTAACAATGCATCAGCCTCTCCTCCTGGCCTGGGGGCGCAGCCACTGCCTGGGCATATGCCCTCTCCCCATGCCATGGGGCAGGGTATGGGTGGACTTCCTCCTGGCCCAGAGAAGGGCCCCACTCTTGCTCCCTCACCGCACCCTCTGCCTCCTGCTTCATCCTCTTCTGCCCCAGCACCCCCAATGAGGTATCCTTACTCATCCTCTGGTAGCAGCACTGGAGTAGCCTCCTCTTCCagttctgcctctgcctcccagtACCCTGCTTCCCAGGCATTGCCCAGCTATCCCcactccttccctccccccaccAGCCTCTCCGTCTCCAACCAGCCTCCCAAGTATACACAGCCTTCTCTCCCATCCCAGGCTGTGTGGAGCCAgggtccccctccccctcctccctatGGCCGCCTCTTAGCCAACAGCAGTGCCCACCCAGGCTCCTTCCCCCCTACTGGCGGCCAGTCCAgtgcccacccaccagccccagcacaccaccatcaccaccagcagCAGCCGCAGCCGCAGCCACAGCAGCACGGGAACTCCGGGCCCCCTCCACAGGGAGCATATCCCCATCCCCTGGAGAGCAGCAGCTCCCACCACGCACACCCTTATGCCATGTCTCCCTCCCTGGGATCTCTGAGACCCTACCCACCAGGGCCAGCACACCTGCCCCCACCTCACAGCCAGGTGTCCTACAGCCAAGCAGGCCCCAATGGCCCCCcagcctcttcctcttcctcctcttcttctcaAGGGTCTTACCCATGTTCAcacccctctccctcccagggCCCCCAAGGGGCACCCTACCCCTTCCCACCAGGGCCTCCAGTCACCACCTCCTCAGCTACACTCTCCACCGTCATTGCCACAGTGGCTTCCTCGCCAGCAGGCTACAAAACAGCCTCCCCACCTGGGCCCCCACCGTATGGAAAGAGAGCCCCTTCCCCAGGGACCTACAAAACAGCTACTCCACCTGGTTACAAGCCTGGATCACCGCCCTCCTTTAGAACGGGGACCCCGCCCGGTTTCCGAGGCACCTCCCCGCCCGCCGGCCCTGGGACCTTCAAGCCTGGCTCGCCCACTGTGGGGCCCGGGCCAGTGCCACCTGCGGGACCTTCAGGTCTGTCGTCCCTGCCCCAGCCACCTGCGGCTCCTGCCTCGGGGCCGCCCCTGAGCGCCACACAGATCAAACAGGAGCCAGCCGAGGAGTATGAGACCCCCGAGAGCCCAGTGCCCCCGGCCCGCAGCCCCTCGCCCCCTCCCAAGGTGGTGGACGTGCCCAGTCACGCCAGTCAATCAGCCAG GTTCAACAAACACCTGGACCGCGGCTTTAACTCGTGCGCGCGCAGCGACCTGTACTTCGTGCCGCTGGAGGGCTCCAAGCTGGCCAAGAAGCGGGCCGACCTGGTGGAGAAGGTGCGGCGGGAGGCTGAGCAACGTGCGCGCGAAGAGAAGGAGCGCGAGCGCGAGCGGGAGCGCGAGAAGGAGCGCGAGCGCGAGAAGGAGCGCGAGCTGGAACGCAGCGTG AAGTTGGCTCAGGAGGGCCGTGCTCCAGTGGAGTGCCCATCTCTCGGCCCAGTGCCCCATCGCCCTCCATTTGAGCCGGGCAGTGCTGTGGCTACAGTTCCCCCCTACTTGGGTCCTGACACTCCAGCCCTGCGCACTCTGAGTGAATACGCTCGGCCCCATGTCATGTCTCCTGGCAATCGCAACCATCCGTTCTACGTTCCCCTGGGAGCAGTGGACCCAGGACTCCTGGGTTACAACGTCCCAGCCCTGTACAGCAGTGACCCAGCAGCCCGGGAGAGGGAGCGGGAAGCCCGTGAACGAGACCTCCGTGACCGCCTCAAGCCTGGCTTCGAGGTGAAGCCCAGTGAGCTTGAACCCCTACATGGGGTCCCTGGGCCAGGCTTGGATCCCTTCCCTCGACATGGGGGCCTGGCCCTGCAGCCTGGCCCACCTGGCCTGCACCCTTTCCCCTTTCACCCAAGCCTGGGGCCCCTGGAGAGAGAACGTCTAGCGCTGGCAGCTGGGCCTGCTCTGCGGCCCGACATGTCCTACGCGGAGCGCCTGGCAGCTGAGAGGCAGCATGCAGAGAGGGTGGCTGCTCTGGGCAATGACCCGCTGGCTAGGCTGCAGATGCTCAATGTGACTCCCCATCACCACCAGCACTCCCACATTCACTCTCACCTGCACCTCCACCAGCAGGATGCCATCCATGCAG CGTCTGCCTCAGTGCACCCTCTCATTGACCCCCTGGCCTCAGGGTCTCACCTTACCCGGATCCCCTACCCAGCTGGGACCCTCCCTAACCCACTTCTTCCTCACCCTCTGCACGAAAACGAAGTTCTTCGTCACCAGCTCTTTG CTGCTCCTTACCGGGACCTGCCAGCCTCTCTCTCTGCCCCGATGTCAGCAGCTCACCAGCTGCAGGCCATGCACGCGCAGTCGGCTGAGCTGCAGCGCTTGGCTCTcgagcagcagcagtggctgcACGCCCACCACCCGCTGCACAGTGTGCCGCTCCCCGCGCAGGAGGACTACTACAG TCACCTGAAGAAGGAAAGCGACAAGCCGCTGTAG
- the C14H12orf57 gene encoding protein C10 isoform X1: MASASAQPAALSAEQAKVVLAEVIQAFSAPENAVRMDEARDNACNDMGKMLQFVLPVATQIQQEVIKAYGFSCDGEGVLKFARLVKSYEAQDPEIASLSGKLKALFLPPTTLPPHGPASGGSVAAS, encoded by the exons ATGGCGTCCGCCTCCGCCCAACCTGCGGCCCTAAGCGCCGAGCAGGCCAAGG TGGTCCTGGCCGAGGTGATCCAGGCGTTCTCCGCCCCCGAGAACGCGGTGCGCATGGACGAGGCGCGGGACAACGCATGCAACGACATGGGCAAGATGCTGCAATTCGTGCTTCCCGTGGCCACGCAGATTCAGCAGGAGGTTATCAAAGCCTATGGCTTCAGCTGCGACGGGGAAG GTGTCCTTAAGTTTGCCCGATTGGTCAAGTCTTATGAAGCCCAGGATCCCGAGATTGCTAGCCTGTCGGGCAAGCTGAAAGCGCTGTTCCTGCCGCCCACGACGCTGCCACCCCACGGACCTGCTTCAGGTGGCAGTGTGGCCGCCTCCTGA
- the C14H12orf57 gene encoding protein C10 isoform X2: MDEARDNACNDMGKMLQFVLPVATQIQQEVIKAYGFSCDGEGVLKFARLVKSYEAQDPEIASLSGKLKALFLPPTTLPPHGPASGGSVAAS, encoded by the exons ATGGACGAGGCGCGGGACAACGCATGCAACGACATGGGCAAGATGCTGCAATTCGTGCTTCCCGTGGCCACGCAGATTCAGCAGGAGGTTATCAAAGCCTATGGCTTCAGCTGCGACGGGGAAG GTGTCCTTAAGTTTGCCCGATTGGTCAAGTCTTATGAAGCCCAGGATCCCGAGATTGCTAGCCTGTCGGGCAAGCTGAAAGCGCTGTTCCTGCCGCCCACGACGCTGCCACCCCACGGACCTGCTTCAGGTGGCAGTGTGGCCGCCTCCTGA